The DNA sequence AAAAGCGTCCTGCAAATAAAGTCATATCCCCAATTTCAGAAAAAAATGACTTTGCGTTAGCCGATATGGAGTTTGGATTGAACATACAAAAAATGTATATATCAAATATAGCAATTATTCAGCCTAACTATAATGCCTTTATGAAAATTTAATAGTAATAAATTTATTAAAAAAGTACAGAAAGGTCATTTTTAATATTAATCAAATAAGGAATACTAATTAAAATATGATTTCATCCAATCTATAATCTTTTAATTCCTCGATTTATTTAAGGTAACAACAAAAGGCGCCCACTATTTCAAAATTCAACATCTATTTCTTATATCCCAATAAATTTCCAGAAAACCACACAAAAGTTAAAATCTTGAGTTTAAAGGTTTCCTTATTTATACCGTAAATTTTAGAATAACTTTTTATCTTTAGCCAATGATTAAATTTTTTGTTGGGATGAGTTTTTTTATATCCCTTTTATTTTCAGCACAGTCGGTACCAATGAGTTCAGCAGAAATTTACGATGATTTGCTTCGGTTGCAAAATAATACCACAGTCATGTATTTGGCTGCACATCCCGATGACGAAAACACCAGAATTATTTCCTGGTTGACGCACGAAAAACATGTTGATGCAGTTTATCTTTCATTAACTCGTGGCGATGGCGGACAAAATTTAATCGGTACCGAAAAAGGAGAATTATTAGGATTACTCCGAACCCAAGAACTTTTAGAAGCCCGAAAAGTGGATAAAGGAAGACAATGGTTTACGCGAGCTTTAGATTTTGGTTATTCGAAAACGGCTACCGAAACTTTGAAGTTTTGGGATAAGCAGAAAATTTTAGCAGACGTTGTTTGGGCAATCCGTAAAAATAAACCAGAAATTATCATTACCCGTTTTGATCCAAATTCGAATGGCGAAACTCATGGTCATCATACTGCTTCAGCACTTTTAGCCATGGAAGCATTTGATTTGGCGGGAGATCCAACTGCTTTTCCGGAACAATTGAAATATGTAAAAGTGTGGCAACCTAAAAGAATGTTTTATAATACCAGTTGGTGGTTTTTCGGCAGTAAAGAAAACTTTGAAAAATCAGACAAGACTGGTTTATTCTCCATCAATGTCGGATCTTATTATTCTACACTCGGAACTTCTAATAACGAAATCTCTTCTAAAAGCAGAAGCAAGCACGCTTGTCAAGGTTTTGGGATGGCTTTAGAAAGAGGCTCAGATAAAGAATATTTAAAATTTTTAAAAGGTGACAAACCAAAAACCAATGATATTTTCGAAGGTATTAAACTATCAACAGAAAGCGGAACTCTTAAAACTGAAATGGACAAATTGATTTCTGATTATCAATTTAATAATCCACAAAATTCTTTAAATAATCTCCTTCAAGTTTATGAACTTTTGAAAAAAAATAACGCAGATGATTTAAAATTGCAACAGGCAAAAGATTTAATTTTAAAAACGCAGGGAATCTATTTTGAATGGACGACAGCAAATGGTTTCGGAACATTAAATCAAGAAATTACAACCCAACTGGAAATAGCCAATAGAAGCAATAAAAACATCAATGTCACGATTTCTGGAAAAGATAACAAAGAAATTTTAGCCAACGAATCTTATAAAGCAACAGAGAAATTAAAACTGGATGATCCGAAAATATCCAATCCTTATTGGCTTCAGGAAACACCGAAAAATAATTTATATGTGGTGAATAATCCACAAGACATCGGACAACCTGAAATTTTGAATCCTGTAAAAAAAGCAATTACGATCAACTTTGGTTCTACAAAAATTGATTTCAATATTCCTTTAAAACAAAAAACAGTAAATCCATCTATTGGTGAACGTTACGAACCATTTTACACCGTTCCTTCTTTTGTGGCGAATTTTGATCAGGAAAATTTCATGTTTAGCAATCAACCAAAACAAATAGCCGTTGAAGTCGAAAGTTTCGTAGCCAATTCATCTGCGAAAGTTTCATTAAAAGCAAGTAAAGACTGGAAAGTTTCATCACCACAAACAATTGATTTTAAAGAAATTGGTGAAAAGAAAAAAGTATTATTTACCATAGAACCAATTTCGAAAAACGCCAATTCTTTTATAGAAGCCATCGTAGAATCAAATGGAAAAATATATAACCAATCTTTAAGCGTAGTAGATTATCCGCATATCGACCGACAAATTTGGATTAAAAATGCGCAGGCAAAAATTCAAAATTTAGATTTAAAAATTCCGAATGTTAAGATAGCTTATCTAAAAGGTTCTGGCGATGAGATCCCGTCTTCATTAAGAGCAATTGGTTTACACGTTGATGAGTTGGATTTAAAAAACTGGAATCCGTCGCTACTAAAAAAATATGATGTTTTAATTTTAGGAATAAGAATTTATAATACGCAGCCAGAAATGGCTTTGATCAATAAAGACCTTTGGAACTTTATAGAAAACGGCGGTTTGGTGATTAATCAATACAATGTTAACCGCGGTTTACTAACCAATGAAATTGCACCTTTCAAATTAAAACTCGGAGCAAATAGAATTTCTGAAGAAGATGCAAAACTGAAATTCCTGGTTCCTAATAGTCCTGTATTTAATGTTCCAAATAAAATTACAGAAAAAGATATGGACAATTGGGTTCAGGAAAGAGGATTATATTTCGCGGACGATTGGGATCAAAATTTAATTCCACTTTTAGAAGGAAATGATACGGGCGAATCTCCGCAAAAAGGAATTTTATTAGCAGGAAAATATGGAAAAGGAACTTATGTTTATACGGGTTTATCGTTCTTCCGAGAATTACCGGCGGGAGTTCCGGGAGCGTATAAATTATTTATGAATATCTTGGCGTTGGGAAACACGAAAAAGTAAGCGCACAGATTTTTACTGAAAATTCGCACACGGGTTTCATAGATTTACACAGATTTTTTTAGGTCTGCCCTCGCTACAATTGATAAGCTTTTTTTTAAAAATTTAAAAAAAATCATCCGTGAAAATCCGTGAAATCTGTGCGCCAAAAATTTAAAATAAATGTGCTAAAATATGAATCAGGAAAAAGATACAAATTGGAAACCACTTTATATTGCCCTCTTGGCCGTCACGGTTTTAATGATTGTTGCCATGTTACTCTTTCAAAACTATTATAAATGAAGAATTTAGATTGGCTGGTTTTAATTTTCGTGCTGTTATTCATCGTAATTTACGGGATTTATAAATCCAAAAAAGTAAAAACATCGGAATCATTTTTAGGCGGAAAAACCAATCCGTGGTGGATGGTTGGGTTGTCGATTATGGCGACACAAGCGAGTGCCATTACGTTTTTATCAACACCCGGACAAGCCTATCATGACGGTTTGGGATTCGTGCAGTTTTATTTTGGGTTGCCGATTGCGATGGTGATTCTCTGCGTTTGGGTCCTTCCGAAATTTTTCAAAATGAACGTTTTAACAGCGTATGAATATTTAGAAAAACGATTCGGACTTTCTACCAGGATTTTAACAGCAATTCTATTTTTAATTCAAAGAGGTTTGGCAGCAGGGATTACGATTTTTGCTCCGGCCATTATTCTATCCACTATTTTAGGTTGGAATCTGATCTTAACCAATATCGTGATCGGAAGTCTGGTGACGATTTATACTTTAGTTGGTGGTACCGAAGCCGTAAGTCAGACGCAAAAACAACAGATGTTTGTGATCTTCATTGGGATGTTTTTGGCCTTTTTTCTCATCGTGCAAAAATTACCTTTGGATTTAAATGATGCACTCCTCTACTCCGGAAAAATGGGGAAACTCAATGCTGTAAGTTTTGAATTTAATTTGAACAACCGCTATAATATTTGGTCTGCATTTTTGGGTGGAACGTTTTTGTTTCTGAGTTATTTCGGTACCGATCAAAGTCAGGTGCAAAGATATCTCACCGGAAAAAGTTTGAAGGAAGCAAGACTTGGATTGCTTTTCAACGGCTTATTCAAAATCCCAATGCAATTCTTTATTCTATTTATTGGAGTTATGGTTTTCGTTTTTTTCCAGTTTGAAAAGACACCTTTAAATTTTAATCCACTTTCACAATCCCTTAAAAACAATACAGAATATCAAGCCTTGAATTCTGATTACGATCAAATTCACGAAGAGAAAAAACAAAAAATCATCGCCTGGAAAACCGATCATTCCGAAAAAGTAATGTCGGAACTGAAAGATCTTCAGGCAAAAGAAGTCGTCATCAGAGAAGATGTAAAAAAATTAATCAATAAAGAAGCGCCGGATATTGAATCGAATGATAAGGATTATGTGTTCATTTACTATATCCTCAATTATTTACCAACCGGAATTGTCGGATTATTGATCGCAGTTATTCTCTCTGCAGCGATGAGTTCTACTTCTTCAGAACTGAATGCTTTGGCCACAACCACGGTCGTCGATATCTATAAAAGAAATTTCGCTCCCAATATTTCAGAGAAAAAATATTTGAATGCTTCCAGATTGTTCACCTTAATGTGGGGAATGGTCGCCATTTTCTTTGCGGTGAATGCGAGTTTGTTTGAAAACTTAATTCAGGCCGTGAACATTATTGGTTCCTTATTCTATGGAGTTATTCTCGGCGTATTTGCCATCGCCTTTCTCTTTCCAAAAATAGGTGGCAAAGCTACCATGTGGAGTATTTTAATAGTAGAACCTGTGATTATTTTACTTTACTTTTTAGATGTAAAAGAGGTTATTGAACTGGAGTTTTTGTGGCTGAATCCTATTGGGTGTTTGTTGATGATTGGGGTTGCGAGTTTGTTGGAGGGAGTTATGAACAAAGTGAAGGTATAATTTCTCCAAAATTGGTTAAGCTATCTTAACTTAATTATGAAATTAGAAATTGCTTCCTTATCTTGCAGTCTTTACAGCTTATTGTATTAAATAGGCGAATCATTTTTATAAAAATTTAGTTTAAAAAAATAGAAGTTTTAAATGAAAAAAGTTGAAGTAGTTGCTGCGATAATATATTTTGAAAATAAAATTTTATGTGTTCAACGAGCTAAAAATAAATTGCCATATATCTCTGAAAAATTTGAATTCCCTGGTGGAAAAATTGAAAAGGGAGAAACTAAAAAGGATGCTTTAAAACGCGAATTATTAGAAGAGTTAAATGTTGAAGCAAATATAAAATCATTATTTCTAACCGTCGTACATCAATATCCAGATTTTGAATTAACAATGCACAGTTTCATTTGTGAGGTTGCTTCAAAAGATATTACACTACACGAACATATTTCGCAGGAGTGGTTATCATTAACTGAGCTTCGCAAACTTGATTGGGCAGCAGCTGATATTCCAATCGTAGATAAATTAGTGATGAATGGATAAACTGACTGAAATTTTTAATTCTAGTTTACAAACTGGTTATGTAGATAAAAAGGTTTTATCTAATATAGCTTACATTCAATTAATAAATGCAACGGTTAATAAAAGACTGCTGGGATAGCTTCTGTTCCTAGGAACAGAAGCTATCCCAGCAGTCGGCGAAAAATTTCATCTTATCTTTGGGTTGCAAAACTCTAAAAACAGATGGCTCATTTAACGTTGGAACAAAGATACCAAATAGAAACTTATAGAAGTACTGGAATCAGCATTTCTGAAATAGCCAACTTTGTAGGCAAAGACAAAAGTGTAATTTCCAGAGAAATCAAGCGAAATGCGGATCAAAGAAGTGGGACATACAAAGCAAAATTAGCCGATAAAAAGGCTCAAAATAGGCATCAAATAAAAAGGAAAAAATGCTCATTAACAGCAGAGATAGAAGTGAATATTTTGTGTTATTTGATTAAGGATTATAGCCCAGAACAGATCGTGGGTAGATCTAAAGTTGATAAGGTAAGTATGGTATCTGGTGAAAGAATTTACCAATACATTTGGGAAGATAAACGCAGAGGAGGTAAATTGTATCGGCATCTTCGAACCCAGGGAAAGAAGTATAAAAAAAGAGGTCATTTAAAAGACAAAAGAGGTCTTATTGTTGGTAGAGTGGACATTAGTCAGCGCCCTTCAATAGTTGAAAAGAAGAATAGATTAGGAGATTTAGAAATAGATTTGGTCATAGGAAAGATCACAAAGGAGCCTTACTAACTATTAATGACAGAGCCTCTGGTGTACTATTTATGGGAAAAGTAGGTAGTAAAGAAGCTGCTGAAATTGAGAAGAAAACCATCGAGTTATTACAAGATTGGAAACCTCTGATCAAAACTATAACCTCTGACAATGGAAAAGAATTTGCAAATCATCAAGCGATAGCAGAAGCACTCAATATAAGCTACTATTTTGCCAAACCATACCACAGTTGGGAAAGAGGAGCGAATGAAAATTTGAATGGATTAATAAGACAATATTTTCCTAAAAAGCATAACTTTGAAAATATCACAAAAGAACAAATACAAGATGTAACTTATATTTTAAACAATAGACCTAGGAAAAGATTTGGGTACAAAACGCCCAATGAAATATTTGCCGAACAACTAAATAATTTTGATCATGTTGCATTTATTACTTGAATCCACCTAGCATATCAACCTGAGTTACTTGTTAATCAAAAAAGTCCTCCAAAAAAAGTTTTATCGGCAATTCTGCACGAGCTAGAAAATTGCAGTGAGTTTTATATTTCAGTAGCATTTGTTACCACAAGCGGCGTTGCGACAATAATTAACAAATTAAAGGAATTAGAAAACCGTGAAATAAAAGGAAAAATTTTAGTTTCACAATACTTAAATTTCACTCAACCAGAAGCACTAAAAAGATTATCTCAATTCAAAAATATCGATTTAAGAATTGCGACAACAGGAAATGCTCATGCAAAAGGATACATCTTTAAAAATAAACAGCATTTCAATTTAATTGTCGGAAGCAGCAATTTAACTGCGCAAGCTTTGTCAACAAACAAAGAATGGAATATAAAAGTTTCTGCTTTAGATGAAAGTGGACTTGTTGAAAAAGTACTTACTGAATTCCATTCAGATTTTGAAAAAGCAACACTTGTAACAAAAGAGTATATTTTGTCGTACGAGGAAATATATCAAAATCAATTTATTTTAAACGAAGCAAAAAGATTTGAAACCATTATTGAATCTTCGCCTGTTGTAAATCCTAATACAATGCAAATTGAGGCATTGGAAAATTTAAAAAATTTACGAAAAGACAATAAAAATAAAGCGTTAATAGTTTCCGCGACAGGAACAGGAAAAACTTATTTATCAGCTTTTGATGCGAAGGCTTTCAATCCAAAAAAATTATTATTTGTAGTTCATAGATTAACTATTGCAAAAGATTCTCTAAATACATTTCAAAAAGTTTTCGGGAATAGTAAAACAATGGGATTATATTCTGGCGAAAAGAGAGAATTAAATTGTGACTTCGTGTTTTCAACAATTCAGACAATATCAAAATCTGAACATTTAGAAAATTTCACAAAAGATCATTTTGATTATATAATTATTGACGAAACTCATAGATCAGGGGCAGATTCATATCTACGTCTTTTAGATTACTTTGAACCAAAGTTTCTTTTAGGAATGACCGCGACTCCTGAAAGATCAGATGGTAATGATATTTTTAAATTATTCGACCATAATATTGCTTACGAAATAAGACTTAATAGAGCAATGGAAGAAGAAATGCTTTGTCCGTTTCATTATTATGGTGTTACTGATTTATTAATAGATGACACCACAATTGATAATAAATCCGATTTTAATCTTTTAATTTCTACGGAGAGAATTAATAGAATTGTTGAGCAGGCAAAATTTTACGGAAGTGATAATGGTATCACTCGAGGTTTAATATTTTGTTCAAGAAAAAAAGAGGCGATTGAACTATCTGATTTATTTAACTTAAAAGGTTATAAAACAATTGCTTTAACCGGAGATAGTTCAGAAGAAGAAAGAGCAGAATCGATTGAACTATTAGAATCTGACAATTTAACTGAGAAGTTAGACTATATTTTCACAGTAGATATTTTCAATGAAGGTATTGATATTCCAAAAATTAATCAGATTATCATGCTTCGTCCGACTGAATCTGCAATTATATTCATTCAGCAACTAGGGAGAGGATTACGAAAAGTTGATGGGAAAGGATATTTAACTGTTATAGATTTTATTGGTAACTACGAAAATAATTATTTGATACCAGTTGCTTTGTATGGTGATACTTCATACAATAAAGACTCTTTAAGAAAATTGATTACAGAGGGAAGCAGGATGATTCCCGGTTCTTCAACAATTAATTTTGATGAAATAACGAAAGAAAGAATATTTCAATCTATAGATTCAGCCAATATGCAATTATTAGCTGATTTGAAAAAAGATTATAATCTTTTAAAATTCAAGTTGGGAAGAATTCCAATGATGATGGATTTTATAGAACATGGTTCTAGAGATCCTTTTTTATATGTGAATTATTCAGGTTCTTATTATAACTTCATCGTTAAAGTTGATAAAGATTACAATTCTTCATTATCACCACAACAAGTAAAACTTTTAGAACTTTTTTCAAGAGAGATAAACAATTCTAAAAGAGTTGAAGAAAGTTATATTTTAAGAGAGCTTTTATTAAATAACAAACTTACTATATCAGCATTTAAAAATGCTATTTACAAGTCGTACAATTATAATGTACCGCAAGAAACCATAGAATCATGTATTGAGAATTTAAACTTTCTATTTATCAGGAAGAATGAGAAAATAATTTACTTACATGATGATACTTTCTATTTTCACAAAGAGTTTTTAGCAACGTTAGAAGATAAAACGTTTAAAGCTTTTTTATTAGATTCTGTAAATTATTCCATTATTACTTTTGAAAAATTATATAAAGAAGAATATTATAAAAATGGGTTAATCCTTTATAATAAATATAGTAGAAAAGATGTGTGTCGATTATTGAATTGGGAAAAAGATATTAGTAGCACTGTTTATGGTTATAGAACAAAATCGGGATCTACACCATGTTTTGTTACATATCATAAATCTGATGAAATAGAAAGTACGATCAAATATAATGATCATTTTATAAATCCTTCAACTTTTGCATGGGAATCTAGATCAAACAGAAGAATTCAAAGTAATGAAATTAAAGATGTAATTAATTCTAAACGTATTCTACTATTTGTGAAAAAGGAAGACGGAGAAGGAACTGATTTTTATTATATGGGAGATGTTTCTATAGTGCCAGATTCGATTGAGCAAAGTTATATGCAGAATACTAATTCGCCAGTTGTCCATTTTAAATTTCAGCTCGAGCAACCTGTAGTAGATAGTATTTATAATTATATAACGACTGATAAAAAATTAAAGCTAAGTGAAGAAAACAGTATAGTTGAAACAGAAGCGGTCGTATTAGATGATGAAAAAGATTCGAAAAACAAAATCCCTTTATACAATTTTTACGCTGCTGCAGGAACCTTTAGTGAAATGCAATCAGAAAAAGATTTCACTTTAATTGAAGGTCCAGAAAATATCAATAAAAACAATAATTACTTTGCTTGTAAAATCGTTGGCGATTCAATGAATAGAGTAATTCCAAATGGTTCAATATGTCTATTTAAAACTGATAGCGGCGGAAGTAGAAATGGGAAAATTGTTTTGGTAGAGAATAGAAATATTCAAGATCAAGATTTTAATTCTGCTTTTACAATTAAAACATATTCTAGCGAAAAAACAGTTTCTGCAGAAGGTTGGAAACATGATTCAATTATTTTGCGACCAAATTCTTTCGATGATTCTTATAAAAACATCATTATTAATGAAGAAAACGGAGAAGGAATGAGAATAGTAGGAGAGTTCGTTTCAATACTTGTAAATGATAAATAAGGTCTGTAGCATTTAGAGAATAATACTTTCAGTTAATCTATTTTGTATAGATCAAATTAAAAAATGTCATAACTTAAAAAAGGGCCCCAAAATTTGGAGCCCTTTGTTATTTTATAAAACCTAAATTTTACTTCTTACTCCACTTCGCAATATTATCCGCATTCATTTTCACATAATCATCATTGCTCGCTTTCTTTGCCAACTCCATTGATCTCTTGGCGGTTTCGATCGCCTCTTTCTTCATTCCATTTGCGGCTTGAATCTCAGCTTTCAACTTCAACATATAAAAAACATCCGGTTGCATTTCATTTGCCTTCGTAGCATATTCCAGGGCCTTTTTTAAATCCATCTTCTCTTGGAAATAATAACCTGCCGCCTGATTATAATCAGAAGCCTTCGCTTCCTTTTTACCCAAAGTAGCATTAATCGACTCCAACACCTCCTTCTTCGAATCCATAACAATCGGAATTTTCACCATCGTATTCTCCCAACTTAAAATCAAATTCGCTCTATCAGTCTTCAGATCATTAAAACCGATTGAAAAAGTTTCTACAAACAATGGATTTTTCTCCGCTTTCACTTTCGTTCTGGCCACAATTTCCTCCGCTTTCAATTCTTTCGGCGCGCCCCACTGTTCCGTATCTTTATAAAGAACGATTTCCCACTCGTTAGCCGAAGGAATAGTATATAAAGCATATTTCCCTGCCGGAACTTTAATCCCATTAAAACTCGCCTCATTCCCAAAGGTGATATCTGTAGAACCATTCGCCCCAGTTCTCCAAACCACATCCATCGGCACCAAATTCCCAAAAACCTTACGCTCATTCGCAGAAGGTCGCGAATACTCAACGCTAACTTCCGAAAGTCCTATCGTTTGTTTTACGGTCGCAGACGGGCTAGGTTGTGGCGTTTTCACTTGTGCGTAGCCGATTGCAAATACTCCCACTAGAAATAGAGATAAGAAATTTTTCTTCATTATTTTTTAATTTAATATTTTTTAGTAATCTCTAAATCTACTCCAATTTTTAATCAATTACAAGAAAAGCATGAAGTGATAATTAAGAAGAAATTCAATAATTAATTTCTCCATAAGGAGCAACAAAACTTTCGCTTCTTACAAAACCAGTCCGGCTGTCCGCTCTATCTTTTTTGCTTACCACCTTCCAGTTTAAAAATAAAAACTTCGCTAAGCAAAAAAGGATGCCGCTCCCATCCGGGCTACAATTTCGCTTGGTTTTCTTTTACAAAGGGAAATGAGTAGTATATAACTAGGATTTCCACTCTTGAGTCGGGTAGTGTATATTTCTCTTGCGTATTAACTCTTATATCATGCATCTATTTATCTTTCAGTATATTATCTCTAGTCTACTGTCTTTTCTCTCTAGTCTATTTCTCTGGCTTTTGGTCACAAAAAAGAAGCCGTCTCAAAACTGAGGCGGTTTTTTTGTGATTTGTTTTGGAAATCATTGTTTATTTTATGGTTGTTTTGTATCTTTAAGTATTGATAATCAATGATATGAATATTAAGTTTAAAGATTATAACCAACAGCAAAACTGGTTATTTCCACCATCAATCGAGGAGTTGATTCCAGAAAGTCATCCAGTTCGGATCGTTAATGGGATTATTGAGCAACTTGATCTGAGATTGCTCATTGAAGAGTATAGTAAAGATGGCAAACCCAGCTTTCATCCCAAGATGATGCTCAAGGTAATGGTTTACGCTTATATGGATAATATTTATTCTAGCAGGAAGATCGAAAAAGCGATGCGGGAGAATATTAATTTTATGTGGTTGTCCGCTCAACAGGTCGCAGACTATAACACTATTGCACATTTTCAGAGCAAGAAACTCAAGACTATTTTTAAAGATATTTTTAAACAGGTCGTCCTGTTATTATCAGAGGAAGGACTCGTTAGCTTGAAAGAAGTTTTTACCGATGGAACCAAGATAGAGTCTATTGCCGGGAGATATACTTTCGTTTGGGGCAATGCCATTAAAACCAGAAAAGAAAAGATGGCAGAACAACTTGAACAAATGTGGAACTATGCCCAAAGCATTGCTGATGAAGAAGA is a window from the Kaistella flava (ex Peng et al. 2021) genome containing:
- a CDS encoding DUF2911 domain-containing protein yields the protein MKKNFLSLFLVGVFAIGYAQVKTPQPSPSATVKQTIGLSEVSVEYSRPSANERKVFGNLVPMDVVWRTGANGSTDITFGNEASFNGIKVPAGKYALYTIPSANEWEIVLYKDTEQWGAPKELKAEEIVARTKVKAEKNPLFVETFSIGFNDLKTDRANLILSWENTMVKIPIVMDSKKEVLESINATLGKKEAKASDYNQAAGYYFQEKMDLKKALEYATKANEMQPDVFYMLKLKAEIQAANGMKKEAIETAKRSMELAKKASNDDYVKMNADNIAKWSKK
- a CDS encoding (deoxy)nucleoside triphosphate pyrophosphohydrolase, which translates into the protein MKKVEVVAAIIYFENKILCVQRAKNKLPYISEKFEFPGGKIEKGETKKDALKRELLEELNVEANIKSLFLTVVHQYPDFELTMHSFICEVASKDITLHEHISQEWLSLTELRKLDWAAADIPIVDKLVMNG
- a CDS encoding DUF3427 domain-containing protein; the protein is MSVAFVTTSGVATIINKLKELENREIKGKILVSQYLNFTQPEALKRLSQFKNIDLRIATTGNAHAKGYIFKNKQHFNLIVGSSNLTAQALSTNKEWNIKVSALDESGLVEKVLTEFHSDFEKATLVTKEYILSYEEIYQNQFILNEAKRFETIIESSPVVNPNTMQIEALENLKNLRKDNKNKALIVSATGTGKTYLSAFDAKAFNPKKLLFVVHRLTIAKDSLNTFQKVFGNSKTMGLYSGEKRELNCDFVFSTIQTISKSEHLENFTKDHFDYIIIDETHRSGADSYLRLLDYFEPKFLLGMTATPERSDGNDIFKLFDHNIAYEIRLNRAMEEEMLCPFHYYGVTDLLIDDTTIDNKSDFNLLISTERINRIVEQAKFYGSDNGITRGLIFCSRKKEAIELSDLFNLKGYKTIALTGDSSEEERAESIELLESDNLTEKLDYIFTVDIFNEGIDIPKINQIIMLRPTESAIIFIQQLGRGLRKVDGKGYLTVIDFIGNYENNYLIPVALYGDTSYNKDSLRKLITEGSRMIPGSSTINFDEITKERIFQSIDSANMQLLADLKKDYNLLKFKLGRIPMMMDFIEHGSRDPFLYVNYSGSYYNFIVKVDKDYNSSLSPQQVKLLELFSREINNSKRVEESYILRELLLNNKLTISAFKNAIYKSYNYNVPQETIESCIENLNFLFIRKNEKIIYLHDDTFYFHKEFLATLEDKTFKAFLLDSVNYSIITFEKLYKEEYYKNGLILYNKYSRKDVCRLLNWEKDISSTVYGYRTKSGSTPCFVTYHKSDEIESTIKYNDHFINPSTFAWESRSNRRIQSNEIKDVINSKRILLFVKKEDGEGTDFYYMGDVSIVPDSIEQSYMQNTNSPVVHFKFQLEQPVVDSIYNYITTDKKLKLSEENSIVETEAVVLDDEKDSKNKIPLYNFYAAAGTFSEMQSEKDFTLIEGPENINKNNNYFACKIVGDSMNRVIPNGSICLFKTDSGGSRNGKIVLVENRNIQDQDFNSAFTIKTYSSEKTVSAEGWKHDSIILRPNSFDDSYKNIIINEENGEGMRIVGEFVSILVNDK
- a CDS encoding PIG-L family deacetylase, with protein sequence MSFFISLLFSAQSVPMSSAEIYDDLLRLQNNTTVMYLAAHPDDENTRIISWLTHEKHVDAVYLSLTRGDGGQNLIGTEKGELLGLLRTQELLEARKVDKGRQWFTRALDFGYSKTATETLKFWDKQKILADVVWAIRKNKPEIIITRFDPNSNGETHGHHTASALLAMEAFDLAGDPTAFPEQLKYVKVWQPKRMFYNTSWWFFGSKENFEKSDKTGLFSINVGSYYSTLGTSNNEISSKSRSKHACQGFGMALERGSDKEYLKFLKGDKPKTNDIFEGIKLSTESGTLKTEMDKLISDYQFNNPQNSLNNLLQVYELLKKNNADDLKLQQAKDLILKTQGIYFEWTTANGFGTLNQEITTQLEIANRSNKNINVTISGKDNKEILANESYKATEKLKLDDPKISNPYWLQETPKNNLYVVNNPQDIGQPEILNPVKKAITINFGSTKIDFNIPLKQKTVNPSIGERYEPFYTVPSFVANFDQENFMFSNQPKQIAVEVESFVANSSAKVSLKASKDWKVSSPQTIDFKEIGEKKKVLFTIEPISKNANSFIEAIVESNGKIYNQSLSVVDYPHIDRQIWIKNAQAKIQNLDLKIPNVKIAYLKGSGDEIPSSLRAIGLHVDELDLKNWNPSLLKKYDVLILGIRIYNTQPEMALINKDLWNFIENGGLVINQYNVNRGLLTNEIAPFKLKLGANRISEEDAKLKFLVPNSPVFNVPNKITEKDMDNWVQERGLYFADDWDQNLIPLLEGNDTGESPQKGILLAGKYGKGTYVYTGLSFFRELPAGVPGAYKLFMNILALGNTKK
- a CDS encoding sodium:solute symporter, encoding MKNLDWLVLIFVLLFIVIYGIYKSKKVKTSESFLGGKTNPWWMVGLSIMATQASAITFLSTPGQAYHDGLGFVQFYFGLPIAMVILCVWVLPKFFKMNVLTAYEYLEKRFGLSTRILTAILFLIQRGLAAGITIFAPAIILSTILGWNLILTNIVIGSLVTIYTLVGGTEAVSQTQKQQMFVIFIGMFLAFFLIVQKLPLDLNDALLYSGKMGKLNAVSFEFNLNNRYNIWSAFLGGTFLFLSYFGTDQSQVQRYLTGKSLKEARLGLLFNGLFKIPMQFFILFIGVMVFVFFQFEKTPLNFNPLSQSLKNNTEYQALNSDYDQIHEEKKQKIIAWKTDHSEKVMSELKDLQAKEVVIREDVKKLINKEAPDIESNDKDYVFIYYILNYLPTGIVGLLIAVILSAAMSSTSSELNALATTTVVDIYKRNFAPNISEKKYLNASRLFTLMWGMVAIFFAVNASLFENLIQAVNIIGSLFYGVILGVFAIAFLFPKIGGKATMWSILIVEPVIILLYFLDVKEVIELEFLWLNPIGCLLMIGVASLLEGVMNKVKV